The following coding sequences are from one Diospyros lotus cultivar Yz01 chromosome 7, ASM1463336v1, whole genome shotgun sequence window:
- the LOC127806498 gene encoding uncharacterized protein LOC127806498 — MENGAAVLEEKEAAAAAASSYRYWVREKGEDAAPLPVPKKLASHDLDNSTTTHLGSVWNRAGTWEEKNLNKWASERIKELITSVGSLEFSGGRAEITEVSKCVGDAFLVIVRNKKRVGYTYELSLSVKGEWLIGEEKKKVKGYLDIPEFSVGELNDLQFEVRLKEEKDLPRQDKLKVSQDLKLFLHPVREKLLQFEQELKDR; from the exons ATGGAGAATGGAGCGGCAGTGTTGGAGGAGAAAGAGGCGGCGGCGGCTGCGGCTTCGTCGTACAGATATTGGGTGAGGGAAAAGGGGGAAGATGCGGCTCCACTCCCTGTTCCCAAAAAGCTCGCGTCCCATGATCTGGATAATAGCACCACTACGCATCTCGGTTCTGTTTGGAATCGG GCTGGAACATGGGAGGAGAAGAACCTTAACAAGTGGGCAAGTGAGAGAATTAAG GAGTTGATTACTTCTGTAGGATCTTTGGAGTTCTCTGGTGGCAGGGCAGAAATAACAGAAGTTTCAAAATGTGTGGGTGAT GCATTTTTGGTGATTGTGCGAAATAAGAAACGTGTTGGGTACACATATGAATTGTCATTAAGCGTCAAAG GTGAGTGGCTTATtggagaggagaaaaagaaagtaaaggGCTATTTAGATATCCCAGAGTTCTCAGTTGGTGAACTGAATGACTTGCAg TTTGAAGTAAGGCTTAAGGAAGAGAAGGATCTCCCTCGACAAGATAAACTGAAAGTCAGCCAGGATCTGAAGCTCTTTCTGCATCCGGTGCGTGAAAAATTGCTCCAATTTGAGCAGGAACTGAAAGATAGATGA